A single genomic interval of Juglans regia cultivar Chandler chromosome 1, Walnut 2.0, whole genome shotgun sequence harbors:
- the LOC108988020 gene encoding EVI5-like protein isoform X1, with the protein MEKKRIDDYEPGPVPSPKALDRFGFVKQELNTSPDGLARGRSAHEYEREERRVRKWRKMIGVGGSDWKHYVRRKPHVVKRRIRKGIPDCLRGLVWQLISGSRDLLLMNPGVYEQLVIYETSASELDIIRDISRTFPSHVFFQQRHGPGQRSLYNVLKAYSVFDRDVGYVQGMGFLAGLLLLYMSEEDAFWLLVALLKGAVHAPMEGLYQVGLPLVQQYLFQFDHLVKEYLPKLGEHFAQEMINPSMYASQWFITVFSYSFPFHLALRIWDVFLYEGVRIVFKVGLALLKYCVDDLTKLPFEKLIHALRNFPEDAMDPDTLLPLAYSIKVSKHLEELKQEYEKKNGKTAQSAESNEKQEQPQ; encoded by the exons atggaaaagaaaagaatagatgacTATGAACCAGGTCCAGTTCCTTCACCAAAAGCATTGGACAGATTTGGATTTGTAAAGCAGGAACTTAATACCTCTCCTGATGGTTTAGCAAGAGGCAGGTCCGCTCATGAATATGAGAG GGAGGAAAGAAGGGTtagaaaatggaggaaaatgATTGGGGTTGGAGGGAGTGATTGGAAGCACTATGTTAGGAGAAAACCTCATGTTGTCAAAAGGCGTATAAGGAAAGGAATCCCTGATTGTTTAAGAGGTCTTGTTTGGCAGCTGATCTCTGGAAGTCGGGACCTTTTGCTGATGAACCCAGGGGTTTATGAG CAACTAGTGATATATGAAACATCAGCTTCAGAACTAGACATAATACGAGACATTTCCCGTACATTTCCCTCACATGTTTTCTTCCAGCAGAGACATGGACCTGGTCAAAGGTCCCTTTACAATGTTTTGAAGGCATACTCTGTCTTTGACAGAGATGTTGGATATGTTCAG GGAATGGGTTTTTTAGCTGGTCTGTTGCTTCTTTATATGAGTGAAGAGGATGCCTTCTGGTTATTGGTCGCCTTATTGAAAGGAGCTGTccatgccccaatggaaggcttATATCAG GTGGGGCTTCCTCTGGTACAACAGTACCTTTTTCAGTTTGATCACTTGGTGAAAGAGTATTTGCCGAAGCTGGGGGAGCATTTTGCCCAAGAGATGATAAATCCCAGCATGTATGCAAGTCAGTGGTTCATAACAGTCTTCTCATACTCTTTTCCATTCCATTTGGCTCTTCGAATTTGGGATGTCTTTTTGTATGAG GGTGTTAGGATAGTTTTTAAGGTTGGTTTGGCCCTACTAAAGTATTGTGTTGATGATTTG ACTAAATTACCTTTTGAGAAACTCATACATGCTTTGCGTAACTTCCCTGAGGATGCAATGGATCCAGACACGTTATTACCTTTGGCCTACTCAATTAAG GTGTCCAAGCATTTGGAGGAACTGAAGCAGGAGTATGAGAAGAAGAACGGAAAGACAGCTCAATCAGCAGAATCTAATGAAAAGCAGGAACAGCCACAATGA
- the LOC108988020 gene encoding EVI5-like protein isoform X2 produces the protein MEKKRIDDYEPGPVPSPKALDRFGFVKQELNTSPDGLARGRSAHEYEREERRVRKWRKMIGVGGSDWKHYVRRKPHVVKRRIRKGIPDCLRGLVWQLISGSRDLLLMNPGVYEQLVIYETSASELDIIRDISRTFPSHVFFQQRHGPGQRSLYNVLKAYSVFDRDVGYVQGMGFLAGLLLLYMSEEDAFWLLVALLKGAVHAPMEGLYQVGLPLVQQYLFQFDHLVKEYLPKLGEHFAQEMINPSMYASQWFITVFSYSFPFHLALRIWDVFLYETKLPFEKLIHALRNFPEDAMDPDTLLPLAYSIKVSKHLEELKQEYEKKNGKTAQSAESNEKQEQPQ, from the exons atggaaaagaaaagaatagatgacTATGAACCAGGTCCAGTTCCTTCACCAAAAGCATTGGACAGATTTGGATTTGTAAAGCAGGAACTTAATACCTCTCCTGATGGTTTAGCAAGAGGCAGGTCCGCTCATGAATATGAGAG GGAGGAAAGAAGGGTtagaaaatggaggaaaatgATTGGGGTTGGAGGGAGTGATTGGAAGCACTATGTTAGGAGAAAACCTCATGTTGTCAAAAGGCGTATAAGGAAAGGAATCCCTGATTGTTTAAGAGGTCTTGTTTGGCAGCTGATCTCTGGAAGTCGGGACCTTTTGCTGATGAACCCAGGGGTTTATGAG CAACTAGTGATATATGAAACATCAGCTTCAGAACTAGACATAATACGAGACATTTCCCGTACATTTCCCTCACATGTTTTCTTCCAGCAGAGACATGGACCTGGTCAAAGGTCCCTTTACAATGTTTTGAAGGCATACTCTGTCTTTGACAGAGATGTTGGATATGTTCAG GGAATGGGTTTTTTAGCTGGTCTGTTGCTTCTTTATATGAGTGAAGAGGATGCCTTCTGGTTATTGGTCGCCTTATTGAAAGGAGCTGTccatgccccaatggaaggcttATATCAG GTGGGGCTTCCTCTGGTACAACAGTACCTTTTTCAGTTTGATCACTTGGTGAAAGAGTATTTGCCGAAGCTGGGGGAGCATTTTGCCCAAGAGATGATAAATCCCAGCATGTATGCAAGTCAGTGGTTCATAACAGTCTTCTCATACTCTTTTCCATTCCATTTGGCTCTTCGAATTTGGGATGTCTTTTTGTATGAG ACTAAATTACCTTTTGAGAAACTCATACATGCTTTGCGTAACTTCCCTGAGGATGCAATGGATCCAGACACGTTATTACCTTTGGCCTACTCAATTAAG GTGTCCAAGCATTTGGAGGAACTGAAGCAGGAGTATGAGAAGAAGAACGGAAAGACAGCTCAATCAGCAGAATCTAATGAAAAGCAGGAACAGCCACAATGA